The following nucleotide sequence is from Rhizobium etli CFN 42.
GGCAAATGGTGGGCCTGGAGATGCTGACCGCGTGCGGCATCATCACCAAAGTCAATTCGGTGATGATTCCTGGTGTCAACGACGAACACCTGGTCGAGGTAAATAAATGGGTCAAGGAGCGGGGGGCGTTCCTGCACAACGTCATGCCGCTTATTTCCGATCCGGCCCATGGCACCTACTACGGCTTGACCGGACAGCGCGGCCCGCGGGCGCTCGAATTGAAGGCGCTCCAGGATCGTCTCGAAGGCGGCGCAAAGCTAATGCGCCATTGCCGGCAGTGTAGGGCCGATGCCGTCGGCCTGCTTGGGGATGATCGGGGCCAGGAGTTCGCACTCGACCAGCTTCCCGGAGAGATCACCTATGACGCCCGTAAGCGCGAGGCCTATCGGGAAGTGATCGCCCGCGAACGCGGCGATCACGCGACCGCCAAGAGCGAGGCAATCGAGACAGTCAAAGCAGCCGGCGATGGGTCCCTCCACGTCGCGGTCGCGACAAAGGGTGGCGGTCGCATCAACGAGCACTTCGGCCATGCGAAGGAGTTCCAAGTATACGAAGCTTCGTCGAGAGGCATCACCTACGTCGGGCATCGCAAGATCGAACAGTATTGCCTCGGAGGCAGGGGCGAGGAAGCCACCCTCGACGGCATCATAACTGCGCTGGTCGGTATTGACGTCGTGCTATGCGCCAAGATCGGGGAGTGCCCTAAGACTAAGCTCATGGAGGCCGGGGTTCGGGCAACGGATGCTTATTGCTATGACTACATCGAGACCGCCATCGGCACCCTCTACGCCGCCAAGTTTGGCGTCGAACCACAAGCGGCGACGGCGTGAGCGCTCTTAATCCGACATCTTCAGGAGTTTAAAAATGGCCTTCAGGATCATAGCGTCCCAATGCACCCAGTGCGGTGCCTGCGAGTTCGAATGCCCCTCCGGTGCGATCAGGTTCAAAGGTGAGATCTACGTTATCGACCCGGAAAAATGCACCGAATGCAAGGGTACCTTCGAAACGCAGCAATGCGCGGAGGTTTGCCCCGTGCCGAAGACCTGCGTCCCCGCCGCACCTGCGATTTGACCTTCAGC
It contains:
- a CDS encoding 4Fe-4S binding protein gives rise to the protein MAFRIIASQCTQCGACEFECPSGAIRFKGEIYVIDPEKCTECKGTFETQQCAEVCPVPKTCVPAAPAI
- the nifB gene encoding nitrogenase cofactor biosynthesis protein NifB, translated to MSAPMISLESATSTTSLDQLLATAKPSGCTSSSCGVSTKPADVDQAIWAKIKNHPCYSEEAHHYFARMHVAVAPACNIQCNYCNRKYDCANESRPGVVSEKLTPDQALRKVIAVANEVPQLSVLGVAGPGDACYDWKKTKETFERVAGEIHDIKLCISTNGLALPDHVAELVDMNVDHVTITINMVDPEIGAKIYPWIFYRNRRYTGIEAARILHERQMVGLEMLTACGIITKVNSVMIPGVNDEHLVEVNKWVKERGAFLHNVMPLISDPAHGTYYGLTGQRGPRALELKALQDRLEGGAKLMRHCRQCRADAVGLLGDDRGQEFALDQLPGEITYDARKREAYREVIARERGDHATAKSEAIETVKAAGDGSLHVAVATKGGGRINEHFGHAKEFQVYEASSRGITYVGHRKIEQYCLGGRGEEATLDGIITALVGIDVVLCAKIGECPKTKLMEAGVRATDAYCYDYIETAIGTLYAAKFGVEPQAATA